The following are encoded in a window of Brevibacillus sp. DP1.3A genomic DNA:
- a CDS encoding YbaK/EbsC family protein, which produces MIASPLEKVRSYVQRYDSSIEPILFEQPLPTSEVAAQALGVEIGQIAKSILFRVDEQFALFVAAGDVRVHPKQVKAVFGQGKPKMATPEEVEKMTGFRVGAVCPFALQEEVPVYVDRSLKRFSVVYTAAGIAESLLPVSYEALLKMTGAKEIDAASPEGNPE; this is translated from the coding sequence ATGATCGCAAGCCCGTTGGAAAAGGTTCGCAGCTACGTACAACGCTATGACTCGAGCATCGAGCCGATTTTGTTTGAACAGCCGTTGCCTACGTCCGAAGTGGCTGCACAGGCATTGGGTGTCGAGATCGGCCAAATCGCAAAGTCGATCTTGTTTCGGGTAGATGAGCAGTTCGCCTTGTTTGTGGCAGCAGGCGATGTACGTGTCCATCCCAAGCAAGTGAAGGCAGTTTTTGGACAAGGAAAGCCGAAGATGGCTACGCCGGAAGAGGTAGAAAAAATGACGGGCTTCCGTGTCGGAGCAGTTTGTCCGTTTGCTTTGCAGGAGGAAGTGCCTGTCTATGTGGATCGCTCCTTGAAGCGCTTTTCTGTGGTTTATACGGCGGCTGGTATCGCAGAATCACTTTTACCAGTCTCTTATGAGGCATTGCTAAAAATGACAGGGGCGAAGGAAATCGATGCGGCTTCGCCAGAAGGGAACCCAGAATGA